GACATGACCGCCCTCCTTTCAAAGAGAGATGCATGTCTAGATCATAAAGTGTTACCTATGTCCCCGCACAGTCGTTACCTATGTCTACAGTCTATACACCCTTCGCAAAGGGGGGAACGTTAGGCCTTCTGCAGTGCTTCGTGGCAATGTACCCACGCTTCCCCGGTATTCCCGGATGAACCTTTGCGAAGGGGGGACAGGGGGGATTTCATCTTTACTGGTATGAGGGCACAGCAAACCCAGGTTATGGAATCACCGCCAGAATCTTTTCCCCTTGCAAAAAAATGGCGCCGTATGCTAACTCTTCTAAGGTTTTGGAGGGCCCCTCAGCTCCGGCCATCGGCAGGTCGAGGCCCTCCCGAGGCAATGCCAAAAGGAAGAGGAAAAAGTTGCAGCCAAATAGAAGATTACCAGCAGAATGGGAGCCGCAGGATGGGGTGCTCCTCGCCTGGCCTCACGAGGAGAGTGACTGGCACCCCTACCTTGAAGTCGTGGAGCCGGTCTTTGTGGAGATAGTGCGCGAGATCAGCCGATTTGAGCGAGTCGTAATCGCCGCTCCGGATCCTGAAAGGGTGAGGAAGCAGCTTCAAGACGGCGGCGCGCTGATGGAGCGGGTACGCGTCTTCGGGGTGGAAACAAACGACACCTGGGCGCGCGATTTCGGCCCCATTACGGTGCAGGAGGAAGGGGAACCGGTTCTCCTCAACTTCGGCTTCAACGGCTGGGGGCTCAAGTTTGCCGCCGACCTCGACAACAGGATCAACAAGCGCCTGCAGGTGCTCGGCGCCTGGAACGCTCCGCTGCAGAGACCAGGGCTCATCCTCGAAGGGGGCAGCATCGAGAGTGACGGCAAGGGAACTATTCTGTCGACGGAGGAGTGCCTCCTCAACGACAACAGGAACCCGCACCTCACCCGTGAGGAGCTGGAGCAGGAACTGCACGGGCTTCTGGGGAGCGACCGCTTCCTGTGGCTGGGGAACGGCTACCTCGCCGGCGACGACACCGACTCCCACGTCGATACCCTCGCCAGGCTCTGCCCCAATGACACAATAGCGTATGTACGGTGCGACGACCCGGAAGATGAGCATTACCAGGCGCTGAAAGCGATGGAAGAGGAGATAGCCGCGTTTCGCACCAGGGACGGCCGGCCGTACCGCATGATTCCCCTCCCCTGGCCCGCGGCGAGATTTGACGAGGATGGAGAGCGCCTCCCCGCCACCTACGCGAACTTCCTCGTTATCAACGGCGCAGTGCTCGTTCCGACCTACGACGATCCGAACGACGACCGCGCCCTCGCCGCCGTCGGCGAAGCCTTCCCCGGCCGCGAGATTGTAGGGGTCAACTGCCTCCCCCTGATCCTGCAACACGGCTCGCTGCACTGCGTAACGATGCAGATGCCCGAAGGCACCCTCCGAACGGAGTAAGCAGGCCTCCATGTAGGCCGGAATAAGCGCAGCGTTTCCGGCGGTCCACTATGCAACGATGCAAATTCCCGCAGCGCCCCCAGAACCGGAAACGCGCTCGACAAGGATACAGAGGAATATAGATGGCAAAGCTCAAAGTAGCACTGGTACAGCAAAAATGTGGCGACGAGCGTGATGAGAACATCGCGGCGAGCGTCGCGGGCGTGCGGCGCGCAGCCGAGCAGGGAGCAAAGCTGGTAGTGCTTCAGGAACTCCATGCAGGGAGATACTTCTGCCAGATGGAGAACACCGACTTCTTCGACCAGGCCGAGTCCATTCCCGGCCCCTCGACCGAAGTCTTCTCCGCCCTGGCACGCGAGCTCGGCATTGTCATC
The DNA window shown above is from Geomonas sp. RF6 and carries:
- a CDS encoding agmatine deiminase family protein, whose product is MQPNRRLPAEWEPQDGVLLAWPHEESDWHPYLEVVEPVFVEIVREISRFERVVIAAPDPERVRKQLQDGGALMERVRVFGVETNDTWARDFGPITVQEEGEPVLLNFGFNGWGLKFAADLDNRINKRLQVLGAWNAPLQRPGLILEGGSIESDGKGTILSTEECLLNDNRNPHLTREELEQELHGLLGSDRFLWLGNGYLAGDDTDSHVDTLARLCPNDTIAYVRCDDPEDEHYQALKAMEEEIAAFRTRDGRPYRMIPLPWPAARFDEDGERLPATYANFLVINGAVLVPTYDDPNDDRALAAVGEAFPGREIVGVNCLPLILQHGSLHCVTMQMPEGTLRTE